One window from the genome of Spirosoma rhododendri encodes:
- a CDS encoding RagB/SusD family nutrient uptake outer membrane protein, whose protein sequence is MKKILALTALLGSSLLTTSCEDKLFQEPQTSKVLSNFLRNETETEEYVNAVYANLQANGLYGLFLPAFSEIQSDNTYDEVPANDDGIYGQLDQFTTIPSNSLISSVWTQSYSTIQKANTVLNRIGNISYATDATRQARVGEMKFIRALLYFNLVRLYGDVPLVTQETTDPNAYFGQGRTASSQVYDQVKKDLTEAISVLPATTSQPGRVVKTAAQSLLAKVHLTLKSYSDAQTLLQTVVSSGQHTLMTNPSDVFSISNENNREIIFAVQFASGVNGNTEGSTMFQQFSPSGTVSGAKGHDLPTKSLYALYASTDKRKGTYLTATSSGTPWTRKLTQPTTVITDGGSDFVVLRYADVLLMLAEVQNELGNASGAATTLNLIRTRAGLANTTATTQGDLRTAIDLERRFELVGEGHRWFDLLRSGNAVSVMNDWFKANNIQITITSNNLLMPIPQGQINTDPSIKQNPGY, encoded by the coding sequence ATGAAAAAGATACTTGCATTAACTGCGCTGCTTGGTAGCTCACTGCTGACCACGTCCTGCGAAGACAAACTATTTCAGGAGCCCCAGACCTCGAAGGTACTGAGCAACTTCCTGCGCAACGAAACCGAGACGGAAGAGTACGTCAACGCAGTCTACGCCAATTTGCAGGCCAACGGGCTGTATGGCCTTTTTCTGCCCGCGTTCAGCGAAATTCAGTCCGACAACACCTACGACGAAGTACCGGCCAATGACGACGGCATCTACGGTCAGCTCGATCAGTTCACGACGATCCCGTCTAACAGCCTGATTTCGTCGGTCTGGACACAGTCGTACTCCACCATTCAGAAGGCCAACACGGTGCTGAACCGCATCGGCAACATCAGCTACGCCACCGACGCCACCCGGCAGGCCCGCGTCGGGGAAATGAAGTTTATTCGCGCCCTGCTGTACTTCAATCTGGTCCGGCTTTACGGCGACGTTCCGCTCGTGACGCAGGAAACCACCGACCCCAACGCTTATTTCGGGCAGGGCCGCACGGCTTCGTCGCAGGTGTACGACCAGGTCAAGAAAGACCTGACCGAAGCGATTTCGGTATTACCCGCGACAACATCGCAGCCGGGCCGGGTCGTGAAAACAGCCGCACAATCGCTGTTGGCGAAGGTGCATCTGACGCTGAAAAGCTATTCCGACGCGCAGACACTGCTGCAAACGGTGGTGAGTTCGGGGCAGCACACGCTCATGACCAACCCATCGGACGTGTTCAGCATCAGCAACGAAAACAACAGGGAGATCATCTTCGCGGTACAGTTCGCATCGGGCGTTAACGGCAACACCGAGGGCAGCACGATGTTCCAGCAGTTCAGCCCATCGGGAACGGTGTCGGGTGCGAAAGGCCACGACCTGCCGACCAAGAGCCTGTATGCCCTGTATGCCAGCACTGACAAGCGCAAAGGAACGTACCTGACAGCCACCTCGTCGGGCACACCCTGGACCCGAAAACTGACCCAGCCGACAACCGTCATCACCGACGGTGGCAGCGATTTCGTCGTACTGCGCTATGCCGACGTGCTGCTGATGTTGGCCGAAGTGCAGAATGAACTGGGCAACGCCAGCGGAGCCGCCACAACCCTGAATCTGATCCGTACCCGCGCCGGACTGGCCAACACCACCGCCACCACGCAGGGCGACCTGCGCACGGCCATCGACCTCGAACGCCGGTTTGAACTCGTGGGCGAAGGCCACCGCTGGTTCGACCTGCTCCGGTCGGGCAATGCCGTTTCGGTCATGAACGACTGGTTCAAAGCCAACAACATCCAGATCACGATTACAAGCAACAACCTGCTGATGCCAATTCCGCAGGGACAGATCAACACCGATCCCAGCATCAAACAGAATCCGGGCTATTGA
- a CDS encoding FecR family protein, giving the protein MEQSTQQLLDKFWAGTATDAEKRQLVDALDAPNADWQADLRRSFDQHDPTTAPLTAGQSARVLLRLHRQIQGEQAAQPRLSVWRTPMRWAAAAVVLLVAGLSVWLYTRPAQPEPTLAQHKSSSTWQLTHRTNTTTAAQRVNMADGSTLTLQPGSSVSYYEPFGKSSRDISMSGDVLYAVAKDPAHPFTVLAEGITTTALGTQFRVQTVAHHRVSVRLLEGRVVVRATPASGLTMADTYLTPGQELNVDTQSARLSVSSFRNVAPVSKAPLQPAGPPVWVERPALVFAKEPLETVLNRVSQRYNVPIDFDPADVQGLSFSGSFADSDSLRVVLKAVCLTNNLSFSQETNRVTVRRSP; this is encoded by the coding sequence ATGGAGCAAAGCACCCAACAGCTACTCGACAAGTTCTGGGCTGGAACAGCGACCGACGCAGAAAAGCGGCAGCTCGTCGACGCCCTCGACGCGCCCAATGCTGACTGGCAGGCCGACCTGCGCCGGTCGTTCGATCAGCACGACCCGACCACCGCCCCCCTGACGGCGGGACAGTCGGCGCGGGTGCTGCTACGGCTCCACCGGCAGATTCAGGGCGAACAGGCCGCCCAACCCCGCCTGTCGGTATGGCGTACACCGATGCGCTGGGCGGCTGCGGCCGTAGTGCTGCTGGTAGCCGGGCTAAGCGTGTGGCTGTACACCCGCCCGGCACAGCCCGAGCCGACGCTGGCCCAGCACAAATCCAGCTCGACCTGGCAACTGACGCACCGTACCAACACCACGACGGCAGCGCAGCGCGTGAACATGGCCGACGGCTCGACCCTGACGCTGCAACCGGGTAGTTCGGTCAGTTATTACGAACCGTTCGGCAAGTCATCGCGCGATATCAGCATGAGTGGCGACGTGCTGTATGCCGTGGCGAAAGACCCGGCGCATCCGTTTACGGTATTGGCCGAGGGCATTACCACGACCGCGCTGGGAACGCAGTTTCGGGTACAGACGGTGGCCCATCATCGCGTGTCGGTGCGGCTGCTGGAAGGGCGCGTGGTGGTACGGGCCACACCAGCCAGCGGACTGACTATGGCCGATACGTACCTGACGCCCGGTCAGGAGCTGAACGTCGATACGCAGTCGGCCCGGCTGTCGGTGTCCTCTTTCCGCAATGTTGCGCCAGTATCGAAAGCCCCTCTTCAACCGGCAGGGCCACCGGTGTGGGTTGAGCGCCCGGCGCTGGTGTTTGCCAAAGAACCGCTGGAAACGGTGCTCAACCGGGTAAGCCAGCGGTATAACGTGCCCATCGACTTCGACCCGGCAGACGTGCAGGGGTTGTCGTTCTCGGGTTCATTCGCGGATAGCGATTCGTTACGGGTCGTGTTGAAAGCCGTTTGCCTAACCAACAATTTGTCGTTCAGCCAGGAAACGAACCGGGTCACCGTCAGGCGTTCTCCATAG
- a CDS encoding glycerophosphodiester phosphodiesterase family protein, producing MKRSTFFLAGILLANLTLAQTRPVDPIIRQLHDPNSKQVLVVAHRGDWRSNPENSVRAIESAIAMGVDVVEIDLKKTKDGVLILMHDETIDRTTSGHGKPADYTWAELQKLTLKNEHGGPTRQRIPTFEQCMNTAKNRVMINIDKGYDYYKDTYDVLVKTGTVDHAIIKSYKTYEEVKAENGDLLGGKLAYMPIINMAKANAKASIQSYETNLKPVAYELNFSSDSALVNSNYQIIPQTGSKLWFNSLWASQDAGHDDERSVEESQPNDGWGWLIAHGATMIQTDRPAELIAYLRQRKLHR from the coding sequence ATGAAACGCAGTACGTTTTTCCTGGCTGGCATCCTGCTGGCGAATCTGACACTGGCGCAGACGCGCCCCGTCGACCCGATCATCCGGCAGTTACACGACCCGAACAGTAAGCAGGTCCTTGTGGTAGCGCACCGGGGCGACTGGCGCAGCAATCCCGAGAACTCTGTTCGGGCTATCGAAAGCGCCATCGCCATGGGCGTCGACGTGGTGGAGATCGACCTGAAGAAAACCAAAGATGGTGTGCTGATTCTGATGCACGACGAAACCATCGACCGCACAACGTCGGGCCACGGCAAACCCGCCGACTACACCTGGGCTGAGCTGCAAAAGCTGACGCTTAAAAACGAGCACGGCGGCCCCACGCGCCAGCGCATTCCGACCTTCGAGCAGTGTATGAACACGGCCAAAAACCGGGTGATGATTAACATCGACAAGGGCTACGATTACTACAAAGATACTTACGACGTACTGGTCAAGACCGGCACTGTCGACCACGCCATCATCAAGTCGTACAAGACCTACGAGGAAGTAAAAGCCGAAAATGGTGATTTGCTCGGTGGCAAGCTGGCCTACATGCCGATCATCAACATGGCGAAAGCCAACGCCAAAGCCTCGATTCAATCGTACGAAACGAACCTGAAACCTGTTGCCTACGAACTGAATTTCAGCAGCGACAGCGCGCTGGTCAACTCCAACTACCAGATCATTCCGCAGACGGGCTCGAAACTGTGGTTCAACAGCCTGTGGGCTAGTCAGGACGCGGGTCACGACGATGAGCGGAGCGTGGAAGAAAGTCAGCCCAACGACGGCTGGGGCTGGCTCATCGCCCACGGCGCGACGATGATTCAGACCGACCGTCCAGCCGAACTGATCGCGTATCTCCGCCAGCGGAAACTGCACCGCTAA
- a CDS encoding SusC/RagA family TonB-linked outer membrane protein, giving the protein MKQYLPIRLNRLPGWLLLLLLSVQAMAQTTAQMRGTVLDEKGDPLVGVTVLIDETGASTASNRGATTDASGLFTFTGLKTNTRYTITASYIGYEKQITPNFLINAGDNNSLLIRMKPEQRTLNDVVVIGYGAQSKAKVTGVISQVKGQELTRYNGSSFAQQLAGKAAGVVINDASAQPGSDPQIVIRGIGTLTAGRNPLIVVDGFPLSEGSSLNSVNPQDIETIDILKDPSSAAIYGSRAANGVVLITTKKGKSEKMTVSLDAYTGFQERADNVKYVDAYQAALFFTEARDWGYISKNPTGRSISDDRATRLSKGASLRELRLNYLSPWLNNQPGLTNTDWLNEIFRKGRISSYNLAFSGGSARTNYYVSANFFDQQGIVINNGLKRYSGTVKIDSKLSDKFTLGVSVNPSYNVQNFFSNDANWSNDPVANGYIMYPMFSPYNADGSLAISTQINTNTPEDGALGENAVALAYKIKNQRNLFRTFGNAYLSYQPIEGLTVKTLLGGDVRSNFFDFYNPSDVGGYRAAAPKPAVATESRDFVTNFLTENTVTYSRQFTDHQLDLLGGYTYQQENGANTVVTGSSIADNNITNIGGASAFVATADRYTWTQLSYLARAQYAFKNKYLFSATIRRDGSSRFGNDRKWGNFPSVTGGWIISNEEFFPKSRVITFAKLRGSWGQSGNNQIGSYSSKALVNGDNYVFGSTLAAGFAATTTANPNLSWETKTATNVGLNLGLGNKFTVSADYYFSVTKDLLLNVPVPEQSGFSSSIQNVGKIQNSGIELELSGNNINLGPVKWGFSGNIATNQNKVLALAPGQDQIITGSVSQFLTKVGGPIAQMYGYNITGVYKTQDQINTTPHLAGTLTGDYIVQDLNGDGVIDLNDRQTYGTYNPKFTYGFSSNFSYQNFDLSFSLMGIQGRKIFDQQLSSQEESGEGFGVPNTYYFNNRYHPTDNPDGFLAQPNLGNFSSARRQVRSSSIFFKNADYLRLRNIQLAYNLPRTWASAIKLSGARVYVSANNLFTLTSFLGYNPDATSTGNVLTNGFSQANYPVARSYTAGLSVNF; this is encoded by the coding sequence ATGAAACAGTACTTACCCATACGATTGAACCGATTACCCGGCTGGCTGCTGCTGCTCCTGCTGTCAGTGCAGGCGATGGCTCAGACTACGGCCCAGATGCGCGGCACGGTGCTCGATGAAAAGGGCGATCCACTAGTCGGCGTTACCGTGCTGATCGACGAAACCGGCGCATCGACAGCCAGTAACCGGGGCGCTACGACCGACGCCAGCGGCCTGTTTACGTTTACGGGCCTCAAAACCAACACGCGCTATACCATTACGGCCAGCTACATCGGCTACGAAAAGCAGATTACGCCTAATTTTCTGATCAACGCAGGTGACAACAACAGCCTGCTGATTCGGATGAAACCCGAGCAGCGCACGCTCAACGACGTGGTCGTGATTGGCTACGGAGCGCAGTCGAAGGCAAAGGTGACGGGCGTGATTTCGCAGGTGAAGGGGCAGGAACTGACCCGGTACAACGGCAGTAGTTTCGCCCAGCAACTGGCCGGAAAAGCCGCCGGGGTCGTTATCAACGACGCGTCGGCGCAGCCCGGCTCCGATCCGCAGATTGTGATTCGGGGCATCGGTACGCTCACCGCCGGGCGTAACCCCCTGATCGTGGTCGACGGGTTTCCGCTGTCGGAAGGGTCGTCGCTGAACTCGGTCAACCCGCAGGACATCGAAACCATCGACATCCTGAAAGACCCCTCGTCGGCGGCTATCTACGGGTCGCGGGCAGCCAACGGCGTTGTGCTGATTACGACTAAGAAAGGCAAATCGGAGAAAATGACGGTGTCGCTCGACGCGTACACGGGCTTTCAGGAGCGGGCCGACAACGTGAAGTACGTCGATGCGTATCAGGCCGCGCTGTTTTTCACCGAAGCCCGCGACTGGGGGTACATTTCCAAAAATCCGACCGGCCGCAGCATCAGCGACGACCGCGCCACCCGCCTGAGCAAAGGGGCCAGCCTGCGCGAGTTGCGCCTGAACTACCTCAGCCCGTGGCTCAATAACCAACCGGGCTTAACCAACACCGACTGGCTGAACGAGATTTTCCGCAAAGGCCGAATCAGCAGCTACAACCTGGCGTTTTCGGGCGGTTCGGCCAGGACGAACTACTACGTGTCGGCCAACTTCTTCGACCAGCAGGGTATCGTGATCAACAACGGGCTGAAGCGATACAGCGGTACGGTAAAAATCGACTCGAAACTGTCGGACAAGTTCACGCTCGGCGTATCGGTCAACCCGTCGTACAATGTGCAGAACTTTTTCAGCAACGACGCCAACTGGTCGAACGACCCCGTAGCCAACGGCTATATCATGTACCCGATGTTCAGCCCCTACAACGCCGACGGATCGCTGGCGATCAGTACGCAGATCAATACCAATACGCCGGAAGACGGCGCGCTGGGCGAAAACGCGGTGGCGCTGGCCTATAAAATCAAGAACCAGCGCAACCTCTTCCGCACTTTCGGTAATGCGTACCTCAGCTACCAGCCCATCGAGGGACTAACCGTCAAGACGCTGCTGGGTGGCGACGTGCGGAGTAACTTCTTCGATTTCTACAACCCATCGGATGTAGGTGGCTACCGGGCGGCAGCCCCCAAACCGGCAGTAGCGACCGAATCGCGGGACTTCGTCACGAACTTCCTGACGGAGAATACGGTAACCTACAGCCGGCAATTTACCGACCATCAGCTTGACCTGCTGGGCGGCTACACCTATCAGCAGGAAAACGGAGCCAACACCGTCGTAACGGGGTCGAGCATTGCCGATAACAACATCACCAACATCGGCGGAGCCAGTGCCTTCGTAGCGACCGCCGACCGCTACACCTGGACCCAGCTTTCGTATCTGGCGCGGGCGCAGTATGCGTTCAAAAACAAGTACCTGTTCTCGGCCACCATCCGGCGCGATGGGTCGTCGCGCTTCGGTAACGACCGCAAGTGGGGCAACTTCCCGTCGGTAACGGGCGGCTGGATTATCTCGAACGAAGAATTTTTCCCGAAGAGCCGGGTCATCACGTTTGCCAAGCTGCGCGGTAGCTGGGGGCAGTCGGGTAATAACCAGATCGGTTCGTACAGCTCGAAAGCCCTCGTCAACGGCGACAACTACGTGTTTGGCAGTACGCTGGCAGCGGGCTTCGCAGCCACGACGACGGCAAATCCGAACCTGTCGTGGGAAACCAAAACCGCCACCAACGTGGGCCTGAACCTGGGGCTGGGCAACAAATTCACCGTGTCGGCCGACTATTATTTCTCGGTCACGAAAGACCTGCTTCTGAACGTACCCGTGCCGGAACAGTCGGGCTTCAGCTCGTCGATTCAGAACGTGGGCAAGATTCAGAACAGCGGTATTGAACTCGAACTGAGCGGCAACAACATCAATCTGGGGCCGGTGAAGTGGGGTTTCAGTGGCAACATCGCTACTAACCAGAACAAGGTGCTGGCGCTGGCCCCCGGTCAGGATCAGATCATTACGGGTTCGGTCAGCCAGTTTCTCACCAAAGTGGGTGGCCCTATCGCGCAGATGTACGGCTACAACATTACCGGGGTGTACAAGACGCAGGATCAGATCAATACGACACCTCACCTGGCGGGTACCCTGACAGGCGACTATATCGTGCAGGATCTCAACGGCGACGGGGTGATCGACCTCAACGACCGGCAGACCTACGGTACCTACAACCCGAAGTTTACCTACGGTTTTTCAAGCAATTTCTCGTACCAGAATTTCGACCTCAGCTTTTCGCTGATGGGTATTCAGGGCCGGAAAATTTTCGATCAGCAGCTTTCCAGTCAGGAAGAGTCGGGTGAAGGGTTTGGCGTACCGAACACGTACTACTTCAACAACCGCTACCACCCCACCGACAACCCCGACGGCTTTCTGGCGCAGCCCAACCTGGGCAACTTTTCGAGCGCCCGACGGCAGGTTCGTTCGTCGAGTATTTTCTTCAAGAATGCCGACTACCTGCGGCTGCGGAACATTCAACTCGCCTACAATCTGCCCCGCACGTGGGCATCAGCCATCAAGCTGTCGGGCGCGCGGGTGTATGTGTCGGCCAACAACCTGTTTACGCTGACCTCATTTCTGGGCTACAACCCCGACGCGACATCGACCGGCAACGTGCTGACCAACGGGTTCTCTCAGGCCAATTACCCCGTTGCCCGCTCGTACACGGCTGGCCTGAGCGTCAATTTTTAA